In Deltaproteobacteria bacterium, one genomic interval encodes:
- a CDS encoding CBS domain-containing protein — protein sequence MSRHPLAISPDDSVRKARMLMRDGHVRRLPVLDGERLVGIITAGDIWRRSPSLVAPLDEDNEDELLDHIQVGGIMTLQPRVTSPETPIIDAARAMLQYQIHALPVVDRGQLVGILTESDVLRAMVAELAGNHDEEYRPRPQFH from the coding sequence ATGAGCCGGCATCCGTTGGCGATCAGCCCGGATGACAGTGTGCGCAAGGCCCGCATGTTGATGCGTGATGGGCACGTGCGCCGGCTGCCGGTGCTCGACGGAGAGCGCTTGGTTGGCATCATCACCGCCGGCGACATTTGGCGCCGCTCACCGTCGCTGGTGGCGCCGCTCGATGAAGACAACGAAGACGAGTTGCTGGACCACATTCAGGTCGGCGGCATTATGACGTTACAGCCGCGGGTGACCTCACCGGAGACCCCGATCATAGATGCCGCGCGCGCCATGCTGCAGTATCAGATCCACGCGCTGCCGGTGGTCGATCGCGGTCAGCTGGTTGGCATTCTGACCGAGAGCGACGTGTTGAGGGCGATGGTCGCGGAGTTGGCCGGAAATCACGACGAGGAGTATCGGCCGCGGCCGCAATTCCACTAA